One Chryseobacterium sp. StRB126 genomic region harbors:
- a CDS encoding FKBP-type peptidyl-prolyl cis-trans isomerase codes for MGVADLLFKRKKELAEKNLNDGKEYMEEYGKRESVVQLPSGLQYEIITEGDGAKPGPKSTVKCHYHGTTISGKVFDSSVKRGTPASFPLNRVISGWTEALQLMTVGSKWRLIIPPHLAYGDQEISKEIGPNSTLVFEVELLGIK; via the coding sequence ATGGGAGTAGCAGATTTGTTATTTAAACGTAAAAAAGAATTGGCTGAAAAGAACCTTAATGACGGCAAAGAGTACATGGAAGAGTATGGTAAGAGAGAAAGTGTTGTTCAATTACCAAGCGGCTTACAATATGAAATTATTACGGAAGGGGATGGGGCAAAGCCGGGACCTAAATCTACTGTAAAATGCCACTACCACGGAACTACTATTTCCGGTAAGGTTTTCGACAGTTCTGTAAAAAGAGGAACTCCGGCATCTTTCCCACTGAACAGAGTGATTTCAGGATGGACAGAAGCTCTTCAGTTAATGACGGTAGGAAGTAAGTGGAGACTGATTATTCCACCGCATTTAGCATACGGAGATCAGGAGATCAGCAAAGAAATTGGACCAAACAGTACTCTTGTTTTTGAAGTAGAATTACTGGGTATTAAATAA
- a CDS encoding catalase, whose product MPNPILYNKKFDELNEEEKKLLEINKKTIADFVEQSSSISDVNYATRNAHAKTYAVSKGIFLVDPNIPEFLKPFFDKEKFDLFIRLSNAQFKIQNSKRDIPAYGFAVQIRDENNNLLSNYPLVNFPLFPVNSVSTFLKLFTAINLSYINKWSSLFSLLTQMIKIIPSVCTGSFIRNTIKLFSKRNDFILSFDYHSVGAYRLGDYMMKIKLSPKSVNKNMDKKQNMKKALRNYLQKNDFTADVLIQLCYNIKDQPINKLNVEWKNSPYIKIGEVKIEKNSLLDPRDCSNELLSFNPFESKVIFHPVGKIQKLRDGAYKVSVQTRRKINKLLHGKDVK is encoded by the coding sequence ATGCCAAATCCGATACTATATAACAAGAAGTTTGACGAGCTTAATGAAGAGGAAAAAAAACTTCTGGAAATCAATAAAAAAACGATTGCCGATTTTGTTGAGCAATCCTCTTCCATAAGTGACGTTAATTATGCTACCAGAAATGCCCATGCAAAGACTTATGCAGTCTCAAAAGGAATCTTCTTGGTAGACCCCAATATTCCTGAATTTCTCAAACCTTTTTTTGATAAAGAAAAATTTGATTTGTTTATAAGACTTTCCAACGCACAGTTCAAAATTCAAAATTCAAAAAGGGATATTCCGGCTTATGGCTTTGCCGTGCAGATCAGGGATGAAAACAATAATCTGCTTTCCAATTATCCGTTGGTAAACTTTCCGCTGTTTCCTGTTAACTCTGTTTCTACCTTTTTAAAACTGTTTACAGCCATCAATCTTTCTTATATCAATAAATGGAGCAGTTTATTTTCTCTGCTTACGCAAATGATTAAAATAATCCCATCTGTTTGTACAGGTTCATTTATCAGAAATACAATAAAGTTGTTCAGTAAGAGAAATGATTTCATTCTCTCTTTTGATTATCATTCTGTAGGAGCTTACCGTTTGGGAGATTATATGATGAAGATAAAGTTGAGCCCCAAATCCGTTAATAAGAATATGGATAAGAAACAAAACATGAAAAAGGCTTTAAGGAATTATCTTCAGAAGAATGATTTTACCGCTGATGTTTTGATTCAGCTTTGCTATAATATTAAGGACCAACCCATTAATAAGCTGAATGTGGAGTGGAAAAATTCGCCATACATTAAAATTGGTGAGGTTAAAATAGAGAAAAATTCTTTACTGGATCCTCGTGATTGCAGTAATGAACTGCTTTCATTCAATCCTTTTGAAAGTAAGGTCATTTTTCATCCGGTTGGTAAGATCCAGAAATTACGGGATGGAGCTTATAAAGTCTCTGTACAGACCAGAAGAAAAATCAATAAG